GTTGGCCAGCAAGTATCCCTGCTGTGATTATACTGGGATAATAGTGCCACTTGTGGGTAGTTCCCGTAAGCTGCGGACAGCACTTGAAATGCAAGGTTTGTACAAAAGGTAGATGTTAGTGCTATGCTCTGGCTCTACTGTACAAGAAAGCAATGCGTTCCGGGTAACATAAAACTGTCTCCATTTGCGAAATTCAATTCCGCGACTGATTCACGTGATCCAGtcccgcaccaggtctacTCCCTACAATGATCACCCCACGCGCGAATGTTCCTCTCGGACCTTTGAGAATTCTTGGAACGACAATGCGCCGACCCGCTTTCGTAAGctctttcctcctttggTCGAGATTTGGAGGCCGAATTCAAAAATGCGTTTTCTGCTTTTCCTCGCAGGGCGATGGTACGCTCTCCAGAGACTGGTACAAGGACAATGCGAACTTTGAGAGATTCTGCGTTGCAAACATGTTCCTCTCCTTATGAAGTGCACCTAATTCTGGGGCTTATGTTGTTGCaggtatttttttatataaacTCATGACTCACCAACTCCGCCACCGCCTGGAGTTTTGATTATAAACCGGTCACCATTCTTGGCCTGAAAGGAGTTCTTCCCTCCTACATTAATTACTGCACCATTTGTCCTCCTGATCCATAAATTTTCGCCCCTTTGGCCGTCTTCCCCACCGTTTACCCCATGCGGCGCTAATGAACGGCGTTCGGACAGTATCGAGGCTGTGACATCTTTGCGAAACTCAATATCTCGGATGGCGCCGTTCCCACCGCTATATTTACCAGATCCTCCGGATCCGCCACGTATGGAGAATTCATGTAGTAATACAGGGTACCGCCTTTCAAAGACTTCTGCATCAGTCATCCTTGTGTTGGTCATATTCGTATGCACTGCATCTGTGCCGTTCCAGCCAGAACGGTTCCACGAATCGCAGCCAGCACCGGACCCACCACATATTGTTTCATAGTAACCAAATCCTTGACTCTCCAATCCTGTAATCGGGTCAGTTTGCGGTCCAACCCCAAAAGTAAAATTATTGCAATCCCCTTGAGAATCGGCCATGACATTCAACGTTTTGAAAATCACGTCAGTGACACGTTGTGATGTCAGAACGTTGCCACCTACAACAGCAGCTCCAAGTCCAGGATTTAAAATTGAGCCGCGAGGAACAACTATTGTAAGAGGTTTCAAGCAGCCCTGATTCAATGGAATGTCTTCTGCTACCAAGCACCGCAAACAATACAAGATCGCTGAGTTTGTGATTGCAATGGGAGCATTGGTATTCCCGTATATCTGATCAGAGGAACCAGTGAAATCAAAGACatattcttctttttccacGTCGAGAGTAACTGTTAATTTAATCAGAGATCCATCATCCATGTAATCTTCCCCTGTAAACTTAGAGGAGTTAAAATGCTTCACCAGTTGTTttaacatttttttgatggTATCTGAAGCATTATCTTGTATTGCATGCATATACTTTTCAATAATGGGAAAAGTATAGTCCTGCACCAGATTCTCGATGAGTTGAATACCCTTTGTGTTTGCCGCTACTTGGGCCTTAAGGTCGCTGATGTTATCACTTATTCTTCTTGCGCCAGAGCATCCTGGGAATTTAGCAGGATCATCAACCAGCAAGCGATACACCAAATCCTCTTGAAAAACACCTTCTTCCATCAAAAGGTCGGAGTAGATGGCTGCACCTTCCTCATAAAGCTCCTTTGAATTTGGTGGAATAGACCCTGGAAGGAGGCCGCCAATATCTGCATGATGTGCACGGGACGCGACGTAGAACAAGAGTTCCCCGTTGTTTGAAAACGCCGGTGAAATAACGGTAATATCTGGAAGGTGGGTCCCGCCTACGTCAGGATGGTTGGtaactaaaacatctccTTTTCTTAGCTTACCTTTCCATAATTTAGCTTGCGCCATTATGCAAGTGGACATAGAGCCCAGATGAACGGGGACATGTGGTGCATTTGCTACTAGACTGCCGTCCTTGTCAAATAACGCACAAGAAAAATCAAGCCTTTCTTTGACATTGGTGGACACAGATGTTTTACGTAGTTGCACACCCATTTGTTCAGCGATGTCCATAAAGCGATGGCTAAAAATTGATAATAGCACAGGGTCGATCGAATCTATCGTTGAATTCTCGCCAATAGTTGACTTATTCATGATCTCAATAACAATATGAGAACTCAAAATAGTAGCCTTGCAATTTGGAGGTATAATATTTGTTTGGGTGCCATCAGCTAAAATAGCTGGGCCATGGATAATGGAGCCAATTGGTACGGTTTCGATTCTTAAAACTGGTGTTCTGACAAAATGTTGGTCAAAATAAACATCTTTTATCAGGCTAGCCTCCTTTTCAGGGTCAATCTCCTGTATACGTGTTACGGTGTTaagttcttcttcgattgAGAGCTCCTTCCTTATATCTGATTTGGCAATTGCCCGGATGCGTAAATCATCGATAATGATAGATTTCTGTTCGAATGCAAAGCCAAACTCCCGTTTGTGATTGGCATTAAACAGTTTTTTGTAATCACATGTTTCCCcttctttcaaaatcatGAGAGATGTTTCTGTACCTTCATATCTCAAATTGAGGAACTCGCGTATTTCAATGTTACTTTCTTTGAAACCTTGTTTTAACAGTTCACCGATACATTCattcttcaaatctgtTAAAATTTCTCGGGTAATGTTATCAGTTCCTTCCGCACCCAAAATGTAGGAGCAAGGCCTCTGGCgctcttcaacaacatctGCCAAAAATATGCCGTAGGCTGACAGGACAGAAGAATACCGATGGGCAATAACAGAGCTAATGCCCAGGGTATCCGCCACTGCAACAGCATGTTGTCCACCGGCACCGCCAAATGAAACCAAGTAATGTTCCAACACATTATACCCTTTTGCTTCGGTAACAGCCCTGATGGCTCTTGCCATTGTTTCATTTGCAACGTTTATAAAACCATAAGCTACCTCTTCTGGAGAAAGGGAGGAGTCAAGATCGGCGTTGATCAATTCAGTCAGTTCGTGGAACTTCTGGGTAGTGGTCTCCAAGTCCAATGTTTTGTCTTCGTTCGGACCAAATATCTTGGGGAAAAATTCAGGGACCAAGCAACCCAAGAATAGATTGGCATCTGTGATAGTTAAAGGACCACCTTTTCTATAAGCAGCAGGTCCTGGATCCGCGCCAGCAGAGGCCGGGCCAACTTTAAACAATCCGTTTTCCCATGACAGTATTGAACTTCCCCCTGCAGCAACCGTGTGGATGTCCAATTGAGGTGACTGGATGATTATCCCTGCAGTTGTAGTTTCAAATACGTGGTCGAACTTGTTATCGCCAAAGCGACTTATATCGGTAGATGTCCCGCCCATGTCAAACCCGATGAGTGGGGTGTTGTTATTGATATTATAACATGTGGCAGAGTACCCGACCACACCACCTGCGGGACCGGATAATATAGACCTCAGTCCAGAAAACCTATCCCCGTCTACCAACCCACCGTCAGATTGCATAAACTGGATGCTGGTATTTTGTGAGTTTGTCAGACCGCTAAAAATATGGTCTAAGTATGTCCGAATTACCGGAGTGAGATACGCGTCCGCAACAGCACTGTGTGCTCTTGGTAAAAATTTGATCATGGGGGAGGTCAACGACGAAAGAGAGATATGGTGAAACCCCACTTCCTTGGCAATTTCCCCTACCATTAGTTCATGATCTGGGTACGTGTAGGAGTGCAGAAACGCAATTGCAATAGATCTGATACCTTCATTAAATATTCCCGTCAGCGTTTCCCTTACTTCAGATTCATCAGGGACCTGTATTATCCTTACTGTTTCGCCACTCTTCCCAACGACAGTATTTTCTTTAGGATCAGGTTGCGATTTTGTAAACGGTAACTGCTCGGAGAAGTCCTCGAGAGTAACCCTTTCATTTACTTCCTCCACAACATCGTACAAAGTATCGAACCTCCGGATATCGAGATCAAAGATATCTGGACGAGTTTGATCACCAATAACTAAGCTGTCCTTGAACCCTTTGGTGACCAAAAACGCACAACGCTCCCCAGTTCTCTCTAGGGCGCAATTGGTGGCCAGGGTGGTACCCATCCTTATACTGGCAACATTTTGTATATCCAATAGTACCCCTTTGGGGATCTTTTTCCCCTCAAAGACTTCCAGGACCCTTCTGATTCCTTCCAAAGGTGCATCTGGATAATTTTTTGGATCAACCGATAGaagtttgaagaacagGTCATCTTCCTGTCTCCCAGATCCAGGGTTTGCAATCACATCTGTGAATGTTCCGCCGCGATCAATTGCTATGCGAATCCGCCCCGCGGAACCGTGAGTAATCATCGTTGGGGTCATCTCTCATTCAGGTTTAATGCGTAAAAACGTTAGTGAAGATCCCTCGCCGTTTTATGTCCCGATTACTTCTCGAGGCAAGATGCGGTGGATCCACAGTTAGTTCcaggaaacagaaaaagataAATAAATGTGAGCATTTACGATATACAGTGCAGTGACTTTTGACAAGCAGTCggagtacttgaagacTACGTATTTGCTGGCGCACCAGTTGATTGTTCTGGTGTATTGTTGGTGCTGTTTGATTGTTCCGCTGTCCCAGAGGTGTCCTTGTTCATGTAGTCGTCGAGTTCTGCGTCCAGCTCTTCAAGTGTTGGTTTTTTGGCCCGTTCATTTCTGCGGACTGGTCTTGGATTGTCCCTTAGTGGTATCCTTTCCGCCTGTTGAACTTTATAATGACTACCGTAAGcttgtcctcctctttggtGGGGGCGGGTGCTCTTCATTGGTTGCTCAAAAATCTGAGCTCGGATTTTAGAACCCTCTTTGATCTCATAGTCGTTGTATTTGTTCACAAAGCTTTCCATGGAGGTCAAATCACTCAATTCAAAGATACATGTTCGGTCATCTTTGCTGTCGTAAAAATGGATGTAAGTTGGCTCTCCAAACTCTTTGACGATATCCTCAATGGCAAAGTCCGACGTATCTAGCGGGATCAACGTAATCttcgttctttttttcgtttcAACAGGCGGTCCTCTGCTCGGAACATTCATTCGAGAAGCCAACGTGTTTGACCTAACTTCTCTTCGGCGATAATTCTGGGTAAAAAGTTCAGGGAACGGGAAAGTGTTAATAAAAAGGGAACAGGCATTCGCACTACAATTGGCGCAGAGGCAAAAAAGATGCAATACAAAATTTACGCATGTGACATACGGTAACTCTATGGTTTGGGATACTCTGTACAATGGCGGGGGTGTCCAGTTCATCGAAAGCCAATTCGGCTTTAAATATGAAAACACAACACAAAAGACTGTTAGTGGATCAATATTTGAAAGTTCACGATCGTTTGAAATAATCGCTGCGGGGGCAGTCCCCTAATTTAACGTGTACTACATACACCGTCCATTGGGTTTTGTGCAACAGGGTGTTAACTCGTTGCTTGCACTCATGTAATTGCTCCGTATACTGTAGAAGTcagttcagtttcttccgcttatataatttttcacGTATATAGTGTCCGTCACGTGGTGCAACGGCTGAAATTAGGACCTCGTCAGCGAGCGGGGACAGAGATGTTGTCCAGTTGAGATACACGGGCGAGCAATGTCGTCTACTCGaggtcttgaaagatggGTTGAAACCTGTTGATATGAGCGTAGCGACGTTTGACTTGGCTCAAccatttcaaagaaccAGCGACCTGCCTGAGAGCGGGTTCAATGCTTGCGAGGTTACCAAACGCAACGACCAGACGGTATGCCGTCTCCTCGGACTCTTGATACTCCTCTAGTGGCCCATATTTGTTATTCAGCGCTTCCGAAAGAATGGGGACAATGTCCAGTTCGGAATTGTCCAAGGCCAGGACACTGTAGTTTGAGAGTAATGTGGCTACAGCAGTACCAAGAGTCTGGGACTGACGAAGTGTGGCATCTGGAAATATAGTACCGATAGTTTCAAACACTGAATCGTACACATTCCTGCTAGCCATCAGCTGTTTCCCCCATTTTTCGTTTCCAAAACAGTTGACCAAGATACGGACTGTTAGCATTGTTAGTACAATGTTAGGGTTGTTGAGACCTTCATCGATGAATGCACTTATGTTGCTTGCTGCAGGGAGATACTTTACAATTAGCCGAATCAAATCGTAAGCAGCAGTCTTATTTCCCCATTTCTCCCTCATGACAGTAGCAAAATTGTAAAGAATTTTCCAACCTGAATCCAAATCATGTAATGAGGAACCGATCAGTGCCAACTCGTCATCAGAAAACGTTTTTTCGTCGCTGTTGAATTTCACTATACCTTGTAGCAGGGCGTCTGGCTTGAAACTCGCGAGCGACAAATACTCTCTTATTGGGAACATTGACATTGCCTTAGCGTTGCTTGGCACAGTCTGGGAAGGTTTTGGTTGTGCCGTTGTTGGCTCGCTATCCAAAGCCATCCCACCTGTATTTGTGACAATAAAATTTACAATTTGGTCCCGATAACTCGACGGTAGCTCGTACCGCATAATGAATTTGTCTGCAATATCGTAAGGGTTCCCACTAACATTGACTGGCAACTTCAAGGGAGGTTTCCCATCCTCGATGTCAAcatcaaatacaaaatCATATTTTTTGCCCTCGTACTCCGTTTTCGCATTACTCCCACTGCTTGACGAGCCCACAACGTCACCGATTTTAGTCCAGCTACCATTGGAGAACTGATGGGCTTCAATAACTCCGCCCGGGGTTCGAACGGCAACCACTTGGCCCTCTTTGTTCCCAGCGGTATTAAGTGTCTCGTATGGTAGCACGTGAGATTCATCTATCCCCATTGATTTAGAATTTAAAGCAGTTTCTTCTACCTCCCTTTTAAgttcttcgatttcttccGTGGGAGCCAGACGCTCTTGGTCCCTAGTGAAAATCCTGATCAAGTTATCACTGCCGCCGGCAACAATATCACCGTTAGGCAAGCAGTCAACACACCAAATCGAAATGGCTGGTAACCTGATCACCTGTTTAACCCTACCGGTCTCCCAGTCCCAAATTCTAACAGATCTGTCTTCCCCGCAGCTGACCAGTTCTCCAGTCTTTCggttcaattgaacagaatACACGAAACTCTCGTGGCCttccaaagttttcttgACTTTGCCCTTGTCGTCTAATATCTTGATAAAACCATCATTGGAACAAGTGGCAAACAGTTTACCGGCATCATCCAAGATGGCTACGTGTCGGATGACATCCTGGTGTATATTGTCGAAAGTGCTGACACATTTGTCGTTTTCCCATATTTTGATTGTCATGTCCGCGGAAACCGTGATGAACCGGTTTGATGTCTCGTTTCCTGGGATGCTCTTGGCGTCCCAAACTGACGCAGCATGACCCTTAAGATCCCACTTGCACGTCCCCTCCATCCAAACTTTAGCTGTCTTGTCCCAACTGCCACTTATCAACGTACCCTTATATTCAGACATCGAGCACACATTACCTTTATGTGCAATTAAAGTGTATTCTGGATCAGCAGCGGCAGTGGCAAACAAGGAAACACCGTTCACAAAACAGTCTTTACCGCCGAAATACACAACCTGTGTCGCAGGATCAAACGAGacactgttcaaaaaagtTTCAGCAGTAAACAGTATAGAGTCCTGCCACGTCAGAGCCGTATTAGAATCCATTCTTTTGGACCACACGCGCAAGGTTCCATCCCTTGAAACACTGGCAATCCGCTTGTCATCTATAGCAACCAGATCTTTAACGTCCTGCAAATGCCCTTGCAAATTGGCACTCAATTCGTACATTCCCACCATACCTGCTCTAAATCCTGGCTGGTTCTGCTCATCCAAAATCGGAAACGAGCCGACTGGATGGAATGATCAAGAACGTCGCATACACCTTTAGATTCATCGAGAACTGCGACATTGAAAAATAATACtctaaaaaaaaagacaaaaagGACACGAGTAGAGAGGACACGAACTCGTTTATAAACGAAGTCCATAAAGGATCTCAGTAACCAGAAGAACAGTCAGATAGATTGCCACGATGTCTTGCCCGTTGCTATTTGCCAAGACTGCGGAGGGTCTTTATTTTAAACCGAGCTCGTCTGCTGCAGCATCAGAGCAGCAGGATCCTGCTATTTTTGCTGCTGCACAGAAGCAGTCTGTGCTATCTGTCCCGTTGGAAGAGTTCCCCGTGCACGGTGAAATCACAAAGGTGGCCGCGCTTCTTGGCTTTATTGCCTTTAAGCTCAACAAGTACGCCGTAATTGCCAACACTGTGCAGGAGACTGGCCGCCTGAATGAGCACATCATTTACAAAGTCGTCCAGCATTCGGTCGTACCCATTAACCCGAGGAGTACTTTGATTGACTCTGACGACGCTGAGTATTTGAAACTGCTAGAGTCTCAATTGAGTACAGCTACGTTGTTTTTCTCGTACACTTACGATCTGACAAACTCTCTACAGAGGAACGAGAAAATCGGGAACCCCCACTGGGAAACTGCCGATACACGATTCTTCTGGAACCACTACATTACAGAGGAGCTGAGATCGCTGACAACCAAGGACCAACGTGTCGGAAGGTTCATCCAGCCGTTCATTTATGGGTATGCCAAATCGGTCGACACTATTTTGAACTCGGCTCCTGTCACCATCGGACTGATCACCAGGCGTAGCAGGTTCAGAGCAGGGACCAGATACTTCCGCCGTGGTGTTGATGAGGATGGTAACGTCGGGAACTTTAATGAGACGGAGCAAATTTCAATCGTGCAAAACAACGATAACACCAGCGAAGTCTTCTCCTTTTTGCAGACAAGAGGATCTGTGCCCGTGTATTGGGCTGAgatcaacaacttgaagtacAAACCAAACTTGGTTCTTGGGGAAAACTCGGTAGAGTCGGCCAAGAAACACTTTGACAACCAAGTCCAACTGTATGGTGATAACTATCTGGTCAATTTGGTGAATCAAAAGGGTCATGAATTGCCCGTGAAGAGAGCTTACGAACAAACCGTGGATGCATTGGACAATCCAAAACTGCACTACATATATTTCGATTTCCATCATGAATGTCGTAACATGCAATGGCACCGTGTTAAGTTGTTGATCGACCAGTTGGTTCAAATGGGTCTTTCAAACGCTGATTTCTTCCATAAGGTGGTGTCTCGCGATGGATTcaccactttgaaagttgttAGTGAGCAGAAATCCACTGTGAGAACCAACTGTATGGACTGTCTAGACAGAACCAACGTTGTTCAGTCGGTCTTGGCCCATTGGCTGCTGCAGAAGGAGTTCGAAACTGCTAAAATTGTTTCCGAGGGTCAACTGTGGGAGATTAACAGGTCCCTACTAtctcttttccaaaacttaTGGGCCGATAATGCAGACGCCGTTAGTATCTCATATTCAGGCACTGGAGCCCTGAAGACAGACTTTACCAGAACTGGTAAGAGGACTAAGTTAGGGGCATTCAACGATTTTGTGAACTCTGCATCTCGTTATTACCAGAATAACTTGACCGATGGTCCAAGACAGGACTCGTATGACTTGTTTTTGGGTAATTTCAAACCATACGATGCGTCGTTCGCGTCACCATTCCAGGATAGGAGGCCACTTATTATCCAATTGATCCCAACAATTTTGTATGCTTCCTTGACCGTATTGGGGGCGACGATATTCTTTCCCAAGAACCATTTTACCAGCAGTAAGAATTTgctgttctttttgacCGCTTCTATTATGGTATTATTATCTGGTAACTTTGTCATTAAGAATGGTATGCAGTATGTTAACTGGCCTAAGTTAGTTAATGTTGGATTCCTCGCTACAAACAGAGGGTTTGATGTGAAGGGTAAAGGCAGCAATAATTTGAAATACGTGATTAGCTCAAACTTTACCAAGCCTTCCTCTTCCAAAAAGGAGTGATTTTATACCTAAAAGCTTATAGTTCTTTGTAAAATGCGTTTGATAAATAAAACATTATGACTGGTTTGAGCTTCTGTTTGATTGGTATCAGAGGAGAAGGTTAGAGCAAACGGTGTTAAAGCAGGACCGTGATTTTGCATGTCGTGCAATGCATGTACATTGTCCACACGAATTCAATCGGATGAGTACGATAGTTCTAAAATAATTCCTGCTTGTCTATAATGAGTCTGGAATAATGTGTCACAGATTGCTAAATCATTTGAGTAGCTATACGAGATGCGGTTCCGTGCTTAAGTACTATTGGTTCTTCTGGTCTgttgttcaaagatttttttgaaatttcctCAAAGTAGATACCTTGCAAGTTTATACGTTTCTGGATAGTACAGCATCCAGTTGTCCCAAGAATTCATTCAATGTGTCGCAGTTATAACTATCTCGCAGTATCATCTTTCATATAACGGAACATTTGTATTGTattgtaatttttttgtctctAACTTCTCAgatcaatttcaatttatAATTTCTAAAGAGTTTTTGACGTTTCTCTTAGAAATTGCGTATATATCAGTAAATGTATAACTAGTTAATGTACATTCTGTAGTTGTCTATTTATATTACGAAATGCGCTTAGAATAAAGGGCTTGTCTTTCATTAAGCACATAAATCGTAGAATGAATTGCTGGACATTGTCTGACTTCATGAGCGCTTCGCCGACAAGGAACCCTCTGACACCTTGCTGCTTGTAATGGTCTGCATCTTGAGCAGACAAAATACCGGAGAGCGCGATTAGTACGACGTCCTTTGGTGTGGAGTCTACCAGGTTGCTTGTTGTGTTCAAGTCGACCGTGAAGGAATGCAAGTTCCTGTTACTTACGCCGATAACTTTCGCTCCGATAGATAGCGCACGATTCAGCTCGTCCTTGGAGTTGACTTCGACCAGGGGTTCGATACCCATTTCCTGGGTAGAATAATCGTACAGTTCCTTGAGTTCGTCCTGAGTCAACATTTTGACGATGAGAAGAACGCTGTCTGCGCCTGCTAGTCTTGCCTCTAGTATCTGGTATTTGGTAAAGATAAATTCTTTCCTGAGGATGCAAGGTCTGTTTGCTGGGCAATCTTTGAACTCGATGTCGAGTGCTCTTCTGACGTTTACCAAATCTTGCAAGGTGCCCTTGAACCAATGCGGTTCCGTCAGCGTGGAGATCGCGGCGGCTCCTGCCCTCGCGTACTTGAGCCCCTGTTCCGCGGCGACTGCGTCCGGGAAGATATTGCCCTTTGAGGGGGAAGCACGCTTAACCTCTGCTAGAACGACAGCCCTCTGTGGGTGATCTCTGAGTTTCCCCGCGAAATCGATTACCTCCGGCGCTAACCCTAGCTTAAAGTTGGTTTGCAAGTCGTGGAGGGTTGCACCCGGTGTTACCAATAGTGCCTCGACGTCGAGTCTCCTTTGTGCGTATATGCGGTCGAGGATAGACATCCCGCGGGACTTCCCCTGGTCGTTCTCCTCCCAGGTACCACCCGTAGTGTTGAGCATGTTTCTGATCATGAGGTGTCCCTCCTCCGTTAGGATAGATTCCGGGTGGAACTGGACACCCTCGACGGTGTACTTTTTGTGTCTGATGCCCATGATGACGCCTGATTCCGTTTTCGCGGTGACTTGCAGCTCCTTTGGGAGTGTGTCGCTGGACCCAGCAAGACTGTGGTACCTAGTGACGAGAACCCCCTGTGGGACGTTCTTGAACACTCCACTGTTGTCGTGAAAGATCGGGGACGTTTTCCCGTGGACGATTTCTCCAGCGTATCCGACTTGACCGCCAAAGACTTCGAACATGCACTGCTGGCCCATGCACACGCCGAACACGGGCAGTTTCCCCGCGAAGTGTGCGATACACTCTCTTGAAACACCTGAGTCTGTCGACGGGTGGCCCGGCCCGGGCGAGATGAGCAGCACGTCTGGCTGCAATGCGGCGACCTCTGCGACGGTGATCTTGTCGTTTCTGTAGACATCGACCTGTGCGCCCTCCTGGCACAGATACTCGTAGATGTTCCAAGTAAACGAGTCGTAGTTGTCGATCAGCACCACTTTCTTTGCcattttttgttggtgGTCTTGTTCCTGTGAAGTGATGATGAACAGATTCCAAGATGTGAGTCAATTCGTCTtttaaataaaataaatatTGTGTTGAAACAAGAGGCGAAGGCggtgacgaggacgaagGTGAGAAGTGCACACGCGATTGGGACGGAAGACGTTTATCTGAGCGAACATGTCTGGTATAATTGAGGCGTCGTCTGCGCTGCGGAAGCGGAAGCATTTGAAGCGTGGGATCAACTTCACCGTGATGGTTGTGGGCCAGTCTGGGACTGGCCGGTCTACATTTATCAACACGCTGTGCGGACAGCAAGTCGTTGATGTGTCTACGACTGTTCTGTTGCCCACTGACACTGCCACTGAGGTGGAGTTGCAATTGCGGGAGGAGACCGTGGAACTTGAAGACGACGAAGGTGTGAAGATCCAATTGAACATTATTGACACGCCCGGGTTCGGGGACTCTCTAGACAACACTGCTGCCTTTGAAGTGGTCTCTGACTATGTGAGGCACCAATACGATGAGATTCTGCTCGAGGAGAGCCGTGTGCGGCGGAACCCGCGGTTCAAAGACGGGAGAGTGCACTGCTGTCTGTACTTGGTACAAGCTACGGGTCATGGGTTAAAGGAGATCGACGTTGAGTTTATGAGACAGTTGGGCCCCTTAGTCAATGTGATCCCACTGGTATGTAAAGCTGATTCGTTGACCCCCGAGgagttgaagttgaacaagcGGTTGATCATGGAGGACGTCGCGCGGTACGGGCTGCCGATCTACGATTTCCCCTTCGATGAGGCGGACGTGACGCAGGAGGATTACGACACGTACACTTACTTGCGGTCGATCCTACCGTTCTCGATCATTGGATCCAACGATGTGTTTACACAGGCAGCGGACGCAGCAGCTGCAGGCGGGCCCGCCGCAGGCGAGCCCCAGCAGATCCGTGGACGCAAGTACCCCTGGGGCACGCTCGATGTCGAGGACACTACGATCTCTGATTTTGTCGTACTGCGGAACGCGCTGCTGATCTCGCACCTGCACGACTTGAAGGACCACACGCACGAGATACTGTACGAGCGGTACAGGACGGAGGCTCTGTCCGGAGAGGGCCCCACTAGCGGGCCCCACGGGCCCGCAGTGACCTCCCCTACTGCTACTGGGGCCACCGGCAGAAGTTACTCCCGCGTAGCGGGAGCCACGACGACGCCCAGCGCAGCGTCAACCCCCCGCGGCGAGCCGGGGGAGTCCAGCGCAGGAGCCCCTACGCTGGGCTCGCCGGCCGGCGAGCCCAGCGCCCCCGGCGCCCCCGGCGACCCGTACACGGCCCGCGACGAGCAGATCCGCC
This DNA window, taken from Huiozyma naganishii CBS 8797 chromosome 7, complete genome, encodes the following:
- the DOA1 gene encoding Doa1p (similar to Saccharomyces cerevisiae DOA1 (YKL213C); ancestral locus Anc_1.534), whose amino-acid sequence is MVGMYELSANLQGHLQDVKDLVAIDDKRIASVSRDGTLRVWSKRMDSNTALTWQDSILFTAETFLNSVSFDPATQVVYFGGKDCFVNGVSLFATAAADPEYTLIAHKGNVCSMSEYKGTLISGSWDKTAKVWMEGTCKWDLKGHAASVWDAKSIPGNETSNRFITVSADMTIKIWENDKCVSTFDNIHQDVIRHVAILDDAGKLFATCSNDGFIKILDDKGKVKKTLEGHESFVYSVQLNRKTGELVSCGEDRSVRIWDWETGRVKQVIRLPAISIWCVDCLPNGDIVAGGSDNLIRIFTRDQERLAPTEEIEELKREVEETALNSKSMGIDESHVLPYETLNTAGNKEGQVVAVRTPGGVIEAHQFSNGSWTKIGDVVGSSSSGSNAKTEYEGKKYDFVFDVDIEDGKPPLKLPVNVSGNPYDIADKFIMRYELPSSYRDQIVNFIVTNTGGMALDSEPTTAQPKPSQTVPSNAKAMSMFPIREYLSLASFKPDALLQGIVKFNSDEKTFSDDELALIGSSLHDLDSGWKILYNFATVMREKWGNKTAAYDLIRLIVKYLPAASNISAFIDEGLNNPNIVLTMLTVRILVNCFGNEKWGKQLMASRNVYDSVFETIGTIFPDATLRQSQTLGTAVATLLSNYSVLALDNSELDIVPILSEALNNKYGPLEEYQESEETAYRLVVAFGNLASIEPALRQVAGSLKWLSQVKRRYAHINRFQPIFQDLE
- the YRA2 gene encoding Yra2p (similar to Saccharomyces cerevisiae YRA2 (YKL214C); ancestral locus Anc_1.535), yielding MNWTPPPLYRVSQTIELPYVTCVNFVLHLFCLCANCSANACSLFINTFPFPELFTQNYRRREVRSNTLASRMNVPSRGPPVETKKRTKITLIPLDTSDFAIEDIVKEFGEPTYIHFYDSKDDRTCIFELSDLTSMESFVNKYNDYEIKEGSKIRAQIFEQPMKSTRPHQRGGQAYGSHYKVQQAERIPLRDNPRPVRRNERAKKPTLEELDAELDDYMNKDTSGTAEQSNSTNNTPEQSTGAPANT
- the OXP1 gene encoding 5-oxoprolinase (similar to Saccharomyces cerevisiae YKL215C), with the protein product MITHGSAGRIRIAIDRGGTFTDVIANPGSGRQEDDLFFKLLSVDPKNYPDAPLEGIRRVLEVFEGKKIPKGVLLDIQNVASIRMGTTLATNCALERTGERCAFLVTKGFKDSLVIGDQTRPDIFDLDIRRFDTLYDVVEEVNERVTLEDFSEQLPFTKSQPDPKENTVVGKSGETVRIIQVPDESEVRETLTGIFNEGIRSIAIAFLHSYTYPDHELMVGEIAKEVGFHHISLSSLTSPMIKFLPRAHSAVADAYLTPVIRTYLDHIFSGLTNSQNTSIQFMQSDGGLVDGDRFSGLRSILSGPAGGVVGYSATCYNINNNTPLIGFDMGGTSTDISRFGDNKFDHVFETTTAGIIIQSPQLDIHTVAAGGSSILSWENGLFKVGPASAGADPGPAAYRKGGPLTITDANLFLGCLVPEFFPKIFGPNEDKTLDLETTTQKFHELTELINADLDSSLSPEEVAYGFINVANETMARAIRAVTEAKGYNVLEHYLVSFGGAGGQHAVAVADTLGISSVIAHRYSSVLSAYGIFLADVVEERQRPCSYILGAEGTDNITREILTDLKNECIGELLKQGFKESNIEIREFLNLRYEGTETSLMILKEGETCDYKKLFNANHKREFGFAFEQKSIIIDDLRIRAIAKSDIRKELSIEEELNTVTRIQEIDPEKEASLIKDVYFDQHFVRTPVLRIETVPIGSIIHGPAILADGTQTNIIPPNCKATILSSHIVIEIMNKSTIGENSTIDSIDPVLLSIFSHRFMDIAEQMGVQLRKTSVSTNVKERLDFSCALFDKDGSLVANAPHVPVHLGSMSTCIMAQAKLWKGKLRKGDVLVTNHPDVGGTHLPDITVISPAFSNNGELLFYVASRAHHADIGGLLPGSIPPNSKELYEEGAAIYSDLLMEEGVFQEDLVYRLLVDDPAKFPGCSGARRISDNISDLKAQVAANTKGIQLIENLVQDYTFPIIEKYMHAIQDNASDTIKKMLKQLVKHFNSSKFTGEDYMDDGSLIKLTVTLDVEKEEYVFDFTGSSDQIYGNTNAPIAITNSAILYCLRCLVAEDIPLNQGCLKPLTIVVPRGSILNPGLGAAVVGGNVLTSQRVTDVIFKTLNVMADSQGDCNNFTFGVGPQTDPITGLESQGFGYYETICGGSGAGCDSWNRSGWNGTDAVHTNMTNTRMTDAEVFERRYPVLLHEFSIRGGSGGSGKYSGGNGAIRDIEFRKDVTASILSERRSLAPHGVNGGEDGQRGENLWIRRTNGAVINVGGKNSFQAKNGDRFIIKTPGGGGVGES